A window of Acidobacteriota bacterium contains these coding sequences:
- a CDS encoding glycosyl hydrolase, whose product MSRRGRITKALVPLLGLLFLTGSAWAVGQPAYVESRPAPGSFALVQGATAAPIHVDGSDWPGVVRAARDLQSDIHKVTGRRAALSLEVDALPERPVLVGTVGKSRLIERLAQSGKIDTARIAGQWETFLTQVVADPFPGVRSALVIAGSDKRGTIFGIYDLSEQMGVSPSWWWADVPVPHRDRLFVRAGTTVQGPPSVRYRGIFINDEAPNLSEWVRHTYGSVPPGEDPPVPEGVANYNSAFYARVFETILRMKGNYLWPAMWNNAFNEDDAENARLADEYGIVMGTSHQEPMLRAQKEWDRRHQKTLGSWNYYRHPEVLEEFWRAGVRRNRDFESILTIGLRGANDTPMIPGGTVAQSMELLEKIVGVQRGIIAREINPDVTAVPQLWCLYKEVVEFYNAGLRVPDDVTLLWPDDNWGNIRRLPTGAERGRAGGAGIYYHFDYVGGPRNYKWINTVSLPSVWEQMSLAKLHGADRIWIVNVGHFRHVLYPMEFFLQYGWNTERWNHRNLGEFTRLWAAREFGAAHAAEAADIMETYSRYVARRKPELLSPSTYSQLHYREAERVVEDFGALTARAEELHRKLRPAAREAFYTLVLHPVKALGQVYALYAAAGANALYASQGRASAGDMADRVEELFEADARLSDHYNRVFAGGKWNHFADQVHIGYTMWNDPPRNIMPKVTRLDLPAEASLGVAVEGSAEAWPRATAEGSAEAWPRASAEGSAEAWPGAEARAQLPVIDPFNRQRRYLDVFNRGREPFVFSAEARQPWIRLSERRGDILKERRLWVSVDWDRVPEGATEGDIRIGRAGGESVDIRVPLHNPAPGVRKAVRGFIESDGHIAIEAAHFTRSLPAGGARWEEIEGYGRTRSAMTVFPRGTPSVLPPGDSPALEYGVYVFEPGKAEVCLTVAPTLNFTPGRGLRLAVSIDEEPARVVTILPEGFDARNGNREWEESVRNASRTVRSVHELAEAGYHTLKIRMVDPSVVLERIVVDLGGARPSYLGPPESPLGR is encoded by the coding sequence CCAGGCCGGCGCCCGGCAGCTTCGCCCTCGTCCAGGGCGCGACGGCGGCCCCGATCCATGTCGACGGATCGGACTGGCCCGGAGTCGTGCGCGCGGCGCGTGACCTCCAGTCGGACATCCATAAGGTCACGGGGCGCCGGGCGGCGCTTTCCCTGGAGGTGGACGCGCTTCCGGAGCGGCCCGTCCTCGTCGGGACCGTGGGCAAAAGCCGGCTGATCGAAAGGCTGGCGCAATCGGGGAAGATCGACACGGCCCGGATCGCGGGACAATGGGAGACCTTTCTCACCCAGGTGGTCGCCGACCCGTTCCCGGGCGTCCGAAGCGCCCTGGTCATCGCCGGCAGCGACAAGCGCGGGACCATCTTCGGCATATACGACCTTTCGGAGCAGATGGGGGTTTCCCCCTCCTGGTGGTGGGCCGACGTCCCGGTGCCCCACCGCGACAGGCTCTTCGTCAGGGCGGGAACCACGGTCCAGGGCCCCCCCTCGGTCAGGTACCGCGGCATCTTCATCAACGACGAGGCCCCCAACCTGAGCGAATGGGTGCGCCACACCTACGGCAGCGTCCCCCCGGGCGAAGATCCCCCGGTCCCGGAAGGGGTGGCCAACTACAACAGCGCGTTCTACGCGCGGGTCTTCGAAACCATCCTGCGCATGAAGGGGAATTACCTCTGGCCCGCCATGTGGAACAACGCCTTCAACGAGGACGACGCGGAAAACGCGCGCCTGGCGGACGAGTACGGCATCGTCATGGGGACCTCGCACCAGGAGCCGATGCTGCGGGCGCAGAAGGAGTGGGACCGCAGGCATCAGAAGACCCTGGGGAGCTGGAACTACTACCGGCACCCGGAGGTGCTCGAGGAGTTCTGGCGCGCGGGGGTCCGGAGAAACAGGGATTTCGAGAGCATCCTCACCATCGGGCTGCGCGGGGCGAACGACACCCCGATGATCCCCGGCGGAACGGTGGCCCAGAGCATGGAGCTGCTCGAAAAGATCGTCGGGGTCCAGCGCGGCATCATCGCCCGGGAAATCAACCCGGACGTCACGGCGGTCCCCCAGCTATGGTGCCTCTACAAGGAGGTGGTGGAGTTCTACAACGCCGGGCTGCGGGTGCCCGACGACGTGACCCTGCTCTGGCCCGACGACAACTGGGGCAACATCCGTCGCCTGCCGACCGGGGCGGAGCGCGGGCGCGCCGGGGGCGCCGGCATCTACTACCATTTCGACTACGTCGGCGGGCCGCGCAACTACAAGTGGATCAACACCGTTTCGCTCCCCTCGGTCTGGGAACAGATGTCGCTGGCGAAACTGCACGGAGCGGACCGGATCTGGATCGTCAACGTGGGGCACTTCCGGCACGTGCTCTATCCCATGGAGTTCTTCCTCCAGTACGGCTGGAACACCGAACGCTGGAACCACCGCAATCTGGGGGAGTTCACGCGGCTCTGGGCGGCGCGCGAGTTCGGCGCGGCCCACGCGGCCGAAGCCGCCGACATCATGGAGACCTACTCCCGATACGTCGCCCGGCGCAAGCCCGAGCTCCTCTCCCCCTCCACCTATTCCCAGCTCCACTACCGGGAGGCCGAAAGGGTGGTCGAGGACTTTGGCGCGCTCACGGCCAGGGCCGAGGAACTCCACCGGAAACTGCGCCCGGCGGCGCGCGAGGCCTTCTACACGCTCGTGCTCCATCCCGTCAAGGCGCTCGGCCAGGTCTACGCCCTCTACGCGGCGGCGGGGGCCAACGCCCTGTACGCGAGCCAGGGACGGGCGTCAGCGGGCGACATGGCCGACCGGGTGGAAGAACTGTTCGAAGCGGACGCGCGTCTTTCGGACCACTACAACCGGGTCTTTGCCGGGGGCAAATGGAACCATTTCGCCGACCAGGTCCATATCGGCTACACGATGTGGAACGACCCGCCGCGCAACATCATGCCGAAGGTCACGCGCCTCGATCTGCCCGCAGAGGCCTCCCTCGGCGTGGCCGTGGAAGGGTCCGCCGAAGCCTGGCCCCGAGCGACGGCGGAAGGGTCCGCCGAAGCTTGGCCGCGAGCGTCGGCGGAAGGGTCCGCCGAAGCCTGGCCCGGCGCGGAGGCCCGGGCGCAGCTCCCGGTGATCGACCCCTTCAACCGGCAGCGGCGCTACCTGGATGTTTTCAACCGGGGGCGGGAGCCCTTCGTCTTCAGCGCCGAGGCCCGCCAGCCGTGGATCCGGCTGAGCGAACGCCGGGGCGACATCCTTAAGGAACGCCGCCTCTGGGTGTCGGTCGACTGGGACCGGGTCCCCGAGGGGGCGACAGAGGGCGACATCCGGATCGGCCGCGCGGGGGGGGAGAGCGTGGATATCCGGGTGCCGCTCCACAACCCCGCGCCCGGGGTCCGGAAAGCGGTCCGGGGCTTTATCGAAAGCGACGGCCATATCGCGATCGAGGCCGCGCACTTCACCCGCAGTCTGCCCGCGGGCGGGGCGCGCTGGGAGGAGATCGAAGGCTACGGTCGGACCCGTTCGGCCATGACGGTTTTTCCCCGCGGCACCCCGAGCGTCCTGCCGCCCGGGGACTCCCCGGCCCTCGAGTACGGCGTCTATGTCTTCGAGCCGGGGAAGGCGGAGGTGTGCCTGACGGTGGCCCCCACCCTGAATTTCACCCCGGGGCGGGGCCTGCGCCTGGCCGTCTCGATCGACGAGGAACCGGCCCGGGTGGTCACGATCCTCCCGGAGGGTTTCGACGCCCGCAACGGCAACCGGGAGTGGGAGGAGTCGGTGCGTAACGCCTCCCGCACCGTCCGCTCCGTCCACGAGCTGGCCGAGGCGGGGTACCACACGCTGAAAATCAGGATGGTGGACCCCTCGGTGGTGCTCGAGAGGATCGTGGTGGACCTCGGCGGGGCCAGGCCGAGCTACCTCGGCCCGCCCGAAAGTCCTCTCGGCCGGTAG